Proteins from a genomic interval of Clostridium sp. M62/1:
- a CDS encoding alpha,alpha-phosphotrehalase — translation MELNLGDKVVYQIYPKSFRDSDGDGIGDLRGVTEKLDYLEELGVDYLWLTPFFPSLQYDNGYDITDYRGIDPMYGTMDDFDELVSEAGKRGISLMVDMVFNHCSTKHEWFQRALQGDPYYRDFFIIKKGTKEGLPPTNWTSKFGGSAWGYLPRTDEYYLHLFHVSQADLNWENPNVRRELYDVVNFWIEKGVKGFRFDVINLISKPAIYEDDLEGDGHRFYTDGARIHEFLHELNRETFGPHEDIITVGEMASSDLPNSIRYSRREEQELSMIFDFHHLKIDYPSGNKWEVQPFRFHDLKKNLFEWQEGMEQGGGWNALFWDNHDQPRIVSRLGDEGSLRKQSAKMLATALHGLRGTPYIYQGEEIGMTNAGFTEIGQYRDIETLNVFQELRLKGKTSEQIYESLRKKSRDNARTPMQWDSTKNGGFTSGTPWISVNKNFREINTEDREKPDSVFQYYRKLIELRKQLPVLSRGRFEALLRDDARILAYRRVLEENGKTEIYVVCNFFREEAELPAGLIPEGARLLLGNYEADTKKPQEEELQTGGKGLCAAAAGKRLRPYECFIALAEG, via the coding sequence ATGGAACTCAATTTAGGAGATAAGGTGGTCTATCAGATTTATCCGAAGTCCTTCAGGGATTCAGACGGAGACGGGATCGGGGATCTGAGAGGCGTGACGGAAAAGCTGGACTATCTGGAGGAGCTGGGAGTGGATTATCTGTGGCTGACTCCGTTTTTCCCCTCTCTGCAGTATGACAATGGGTATGATATTACGGATTACAGGGGCATTGATCCCATGTATGGAACCATGGACGATTTCGATGAACTGGTGAGTGAGGCAGGAAAGAGGGGGATCAGCCTGATGGTGGACATGGTATTCAACCACTGCTCCACTAAGCATGAATGGTTTCAGAGGGCGCTCCAGGGCGATCCCTACTACAGGGATTTTTTCATTATCAAAAAGGGAACGAAGGAGGGACTCCCTCCTACCAACTGGACCTCTAAATTCGGGGGAAGCGCCTGGGGATACCTGCCCCGGACAGACGAGTATTATCTTCACCTGTTTCATGTGAGCCAGGCGGATCTGAACTGGGAAAACCCCAATGTCCGCCGGGAGCTCTATGATGTGGTAAACTTCTGGATTGAGAAGGGTGTGAAGGGCTTCCGCTTTGATGTGATTAATCTGATCTCAAAGCCTGCGATCTATGAGGACGATCTCGAGGGGGACGGCCACCGGTTTTACACAGACGGGGCGAGAATCCATGAATTTCTCCATGAGCTGAACCGTGAGACCTTTGGCCCCCACGAGGATATTATCACCGTTGGGGAGATGGCGTCCAGCGATCTTCCCAACAGTATCCGCTATTCCAGACGGGAAGAGCAGGAGCTTTCCATGATCTTTGATTTCCATCACCTGAAAATCGACTACCCCTCAGGCAACAAGTGGGAGGTTCAGCCCTTCCGGTTTCACGATCTGAAGAAGAATCTGTTTGAATGGCAGGAAGGGATGGAACAGGGAGGGGGATGGAACGCTCTGTTCTGGGACAACCACGATCAGCCGAGAATCGTCTCACGGCTGGGAGACGAGGGCTCCTTAAGAAAACAGTCGGCTAAAATGCTGGCCACAGCCCTTCATGGCCTGCGGGGAACGCCCTACATTTACCAGGGAGAGGAGATCGGGATGACCAATGCCGGTTTTACAGAGATTGGCCAGTACCGCGATATCGAGACGCTGAACGTATTCCAGGAGCTGAGGCTAAAGGGAAAAACATCAGAGCAGATCTATGAAAGCCTCAGAAAAAAATCCAGGGACAACGCGAGAACACCCATGCAGTGGGACAGCACAAAAAACGGAGGTTTCACATCAGGAACTCCGTGGATCAGCGTCAACAAAAATTTCCGGGAGATTAATACAGAGGATCGGGAAAAGCCAGATTCTGTTTTTCAGTATTACAGAAAGCTGATTGAGCTGAGAAAACAGCTTCCGGTTCTTTCCAGAGGCCGTTTTGAAGCCCTTCTCAGGGATGACGCTCGGATTCTGGCCTACAGGAGGGTACTGGAGGAAAACGGGAAGACAGAGATCTATGTGGTCTGCAATTTCTTCCGGGAGGAGGCAGAGCTTCCGGCCGGGCTTATACCAGAAGGGGCAAGGCTGCTGCTTGGAAACTATGAGGCAGATACCAAAAAGCCTCAGGAAGAGGAATTGCAGACTGGCGGGAAGGGCCTTTGCGCAGCTGCGGCAGGAAAAAGGCTCAGGCCCTATGAGTGCTTTATCGCGCTGGCTGAGGGGTAG
- a CDS encoding helix-turn-helix domain-containing protein: protein MKRRTDTMRVMIISHDRATIRALKIALGKKTEDISEIASAYSREQILSLTKREEFDLLICDADMPGEKGVEALRELRQKKYRGGIILISSQCSPKMTREALRLEAGDFLLKPVEAAELWEAARGVIKRYKEKQEEELKRDYGDCWMENHMAIKELFWKDVCLGRVRNDPETISRKAQGCNIRLDEDARCRMVLITIKNVEEVQKRWGEELCQAAIQNLAKGIVKGNVQTSQVIVIYTRVVVLLDEREGERFREVGPRLVERCQEMLGAQILCYVSENIFCEEMEKTYSGLLRFSKDDVLCQESIQYVKKEQICGESGEKQWKERVILPSDWGEMIFAGQTDRLLEKLRRFLVEQAKKKRLDEMSFRILQQDLLQLFFACMEYRELKAHQLFEDPEIYKYYQTACYSIDGMCSWIRRCMELMNRLSFPEGSGRGEEMAGRIKGLIKENLKSGISRREIAEKLNLNPDYVNRLFKSETGMTVKEYAIKKRMKQAEHLLKHSDLAVSAVAAEVGYDNFSHFIRMFRKETGYTPKQYRKKFREINVEKT, encoded by the coding sequence ATGAAACGGAGAACAGACACCATGCGCGTAATGATTATCAGCCACGACAGAGCCACAATCCGCGCTCTGAAAATAGCCCTCGGGAAAAAAACGGAAGATATCTCGGAGATCGCCTCGGCCTACAGCCGGGAGCAGATTCTGTCTCTGACTAAAAGAGAGGAGTTCGACCTTCTGATCTGCGATGCAGACATGCCGGGGGAGAAAGGAGTCGAGGCCCTCAGGGAGCTGAGACAGAAGAAGTACAGAGGAGGCATAATCCTCATCAGCAGTCAGTGCAGCCCGAAAATGACCAGGGAAGCCCTTCGCCTGGAGGCCGGCGATTTCCTTTTAAAGCCTGTGGAGGCGGCAGAACTCTGGGAGGCAGCCAGAGGAGTGATCAAAAGGTATAAGGAGAAGCAGGAGGAAGAGCTTAAAAGAGACTACGGGGACTGCTGGATGGAGAACCACATGGCCATCAAGGAGCTGTTCTGGAAGGATGTCTGCCTGGGAAGGGTCAGAAACGATCCGGAAACCATCAGCAGGAAGGCTCAGGGATGCAACATCCGCCTGGACGAGGACGCGCGCTGCCGCATGGTACTTATTACAATAAAAAATGTGGAAGAGGTACAGAAGCGCTGGGGGGAGGAACTGTGCCAGGCAGCCATCCAGAACCTGGCCAAGGGGATCGTAAAGGGGAATGTCCAGACCAGCCAGGTCATTGTGATCTACACCAGGGTGGTTGTGCTCCTGGATGAAAGGGAGGGGGAACGGTTCCGGGAAGTGGGCCCCCGTCTGGTTGAGCGCTGTCAGGAGATGCTTGGCGCACAGATCCTCTGCTATGTAAGTGAAAACATTTTCTGCGAGGAGATGGAAAAGACGTATTCCGGGCTTCTCAGGTTCAGCAAGGATGATGTGCTCTGCCAGGAGAGCATTCAGTATGTGAAAAAAGAGCAGATATGCGGCGAGAGCGGGGAGAAGCAGTGGAAGGAGAGGGTGATCCTGCCATCTGACTGGGGAGAGATGATTTTTGCAGGGCAGACCGACCGGCTGCTGGAGAAGCTCAGGCGGTTTCTGGTGGAACAGGCAAAGAAAAAGCGGCTGGATGAGATGAGCTTCCGGATTCTTCAGCAGGATCTGCTTCAGCTGTTTTTTGCCTGTATGGAGTACAGGGAGCTGAAGGCACACCAGCTGTTTGAAGATCCGGAGATCTATAAATATTATCAGACTGCCTGCTATTCCATCGACGGAATGTGCAGCTGGATCAGACGGTGCATGGAGCTGATGAACCGCCTGTCCTTCCCGGAGGGAAGCGGCAGAGGGGAGGAGATGGCGGGACGCATAAAAGGCCTCATCAAGGAAAATCTGAAATCCGGTATCAGCCGGAGGGAGATTGCGGAAAAGCTGAACCTGAATCCTGATTATGTAAATCGATTGTTTAAGAGTGAAACAGGGATGACGGTCAAGGAGTACGCCATCAAAAAGAGGATGAAGCAGGCTGAACACCTGCTGAAGCACTCTGATCTTGCAGTCAGCGCAGTCGCCGCCGAGGTAGGCTATGATAATTTTTCCCATTTTATCCGCATGTTCAGGAAGGAAACGGGATATACTCCCAAGCAGTACAGAAAAAAATTCCGGGAAATAAACGTCGAAAAAACATAA
- a CDS encoding HAD family hydrolase, with protein sequence MEQRRSKIRLVVSDVDGTLVGNDCVMEEGMKELSRLLREQGIAFTLASGRPVGMMRQYMEALDITLPVIASNGAAGYEKGAFIWKEILPGRAVRTVAEEADRLGLAVFLNDGITEGVYRQNDYTRRQTEKTGLYETVIHPEGDEWETIELQKLMIIDPDSPGRCDELRELLKERENGIYVVRYDDRCFEAMPEGCSKGSGIRRLADYLGIHPGEILAVGDNINDLDMFEAAGWSAAVGNAAEELKKRADYVCRGETVQGVIEAVRHFILEGKCGEKTYIEKG encoded by the coding sequence ATGGAACAGAGGCGTTCAAAGATACGGCTGGTTGTCAGCGATGTAGACGGAACCCTGGTGGGGAACGACTGCGTGATGGAAGAGGGCATGAAAGAGCTTTCCAGACTTCTCAGAGAACAAGGCATTGCCTTTACACTTGCCAGCGGAAGGCCGGTGGGGATGATGAGACAGTATATGGAAGCCCTTGATATCACCCTTCCTGTGATTGCCTCAAACGGGGCCGCAGGGTATGAGAAAGGAGCTTTCATCTGGAAGGAGATTCTTCCCGGCAGAGCAGTCCGGACAGTAGCCGAAGAGGCAGACAGACTGGGCCTGGCAGTTTTTCTCAACGACGGGATCACGGAGGGCGTTTACCGCCAGAATGACTACACCCGCAGGCAGACGGAAAAAACGGGGCTCTACGAAACAGTGATTCATCCGGAGGGAGATGAGTGGGAGACAATAGAGCTTCAGAAGCTCATGATCATTGATCCGGACAGCCCGGGCAGATGTGATGAGTTAAGAGAGCTTTTAAAGGAGCGGGAAAATGGAATTTATGTAGTCCGGTACGATGACCGCTGCTTTGAGGCCATGCCTGAGGGGTGCAGCAAGGGAAGCGGCATCAGGCGGCTGGCGGACTACCTCGGGATTCATCCGGGGGAGATTCTGGCAGTAGGTGACAATATCAATGATCTGGACATGTTTGAGGCCGCAGGATGGAGCGCCGCTGTGGGAAATGCCGCAGAGGAATTGAAAAAGAGGGCAGACTATGTCTGCCGGGGCGAAACCGTTCAGGGCGTCATTGAGGCGGTCAGACATTTTATTCTGGAGGGAAAATGCGGTGAAAAAACCTATATTGAAAAAGGCTGA
- a CDS encoding carbohydrate ABC transporter permease encodes MKKPILKKAEPYLWLLPAFILFAVFTFYPFLVTAFKSLFIVDSFGHLKRFVGLENYAYIFEDKVFVKSIINTLIFTLLTVPTSKILGLLLALLANKRRKTSAFYEASFAVPMAMASSVTAMIFQLLYVPSLGLINGVFGLDIQWLNDPKFALLSISIVQIWLSTGYAFIFLLSAVRGISPDIIESASLEGASPLQMIFKIYLPLTSPTMFYLIITDISFSVMMMSLSNVLTNGGPQNSTITMMQYIYKQIAGTANYTNANPAAIVAFLIAFAATMAGFAWEKKGVHYQ; translated from the coding sequence GTGAAAAAACCTATATTGAAAAAGGCTGAGCCTTATCTTTGGCTTCTGCCGGCGTTTATACTGTTTGCTGTATTTACATTTTATCCGTTTCTTGTGACTGCATTTAAGAGTCTGTTTATCGTAGATTCTTTCGGTCATCTGAAGCGGTTTGTGGGACTGGAAAATTATGCGTATATTTTTGAGGACAAGGTGTTTGTGAAATCCATCATCAACACTCTGATCTTCACGCTGCTGACAGTGCCCACATCGAAGATTCTGGGACTTCTGCTGGCGCTTTTAGCCAATAAGAGGCGCAAAACCTCTGCTTTTTACGAGGCGTCCTTTGCTGTTCCCATGGCGATGGCATCTTCTGTGACAGCGATGATTTTCCAGCTTCTCTACGTGCCGTCCCTGGGCCTGATCAACGGTGTTTTCGGACTGGATATCCAGTGGCTCAACGATCCGAAGTTTGCGCTGCTGTCCATTTCCATTGTCCAGATCTGGCTGTCAACGGGATATGCCTTTATCTTCCTTCTGTCGGCTGTCAGAGGAATTTCACCGGATATTATAGAGAGCGCTTCCCTGGAGGGAGCTTCGCCGCTTCAGATGATTTTTAAAATCTATCTGCCGCTGACCTCTCCCACCATGTTTTATCTGATTATCACGGATATTTCCTTCAGCGTTATGATGATGAGCCTTTCCAACGTGCTTACAAACGGAGGGCCTCAGAACTCTACGATCACCATGATGCAGTATATTTACAAGCAGATTGCGGGAACAGCCAATTATACAAATGCAAATCCGGCGGCTATCGTGGCATTTCTGATAGCCTTTGCAGCCACTATGGCAGGCTTTGCATGGGAGAAGAAAGGAGTGCACTATCAATGA
- a CDS encoding carbohydrate ABC transporter permease — protein MKKKTLWDISVQAVCILCALLILFPILYACSVSFMEQKDVLSSPPNLFPPKVTLENYRTAFSRTMLLRYMLNSFIVASVCSVTRMVTATMAAFAFSFFEFKGKKILFALTMATIMIPPDVLIVSNFTTISRMGLINTYAGMCSIFLVSATNVFLLRQFYLSFVKSLKEAAYVDGCGNVRFFLWVLLPASKPIMVTVFLSSFVSVWNQYVWPMLVTNQNEMRTIQVGITMLKDRESAVFGPVMAGVIIALLPTVLLFVLFQRKIVSGMMSGAVKE, from the coding sequence ATGAAAAAGAAGACTCTGTGGGATATTTCAGTTCAGGCTGTCTGTATCCTGTGCGCCCTTTTGATCCTGTTTCCGATTCTCTATGCCTGTTCTGTTTCCTTTATGGAGCAGAAGGACGTGCTCTCATCGCCGCCGAACCTGTTTCCGCCCAAGGTAACTCTTGAGAACTACAGAACGGCGTTTTCCAGAACCATGCTGCTCCGGTACATGCTCAATTCCTTTATTGTGGCCTCTGTCTGCAGCGTGACCAGGATGGTAACAGCCACCATGGCGGCCTTTGCCTTCTCATTTTTTGAGTTTAAGGGAAAGAAAATTCTGTTTGCCCTGACTATGGCAACGATTATGATTCCGCCGGATGTGCTGATTGTGTCAAACTTTACGACGATCAGCCGCATGGGACTCATCAATACTTATGCGGGTATGTGCTCGATCTTTCTGGTGTCTGCCACCAACGTCTTCCTGCTCAGGCAGTTTTATCTGTCCTTTGTGAAATCTCTGAAGGAGGCGGCCTATGTGGACGGATGCGGAAATGTGAGATTCTTTCTCTGGGTGCTGCTTCCGGCCAGCAAACCGATTATGGTAACTGTGTTCCTCTCCTCCTTTGTAAGTGTGTGGAACCAGTATGTGTGGCCCATGCTTGTCACCAACCAGAATGAGATGCGCACCATCCAGGTGGGAATTACCATGTTAAAGGACAGGGAGTCAGCAGTATTCGGCCCTGTCATGGCAGGCGTTATCATAGCGCTTCTGCCGACGGTTCTGCTGTTCGTGCTCTTCCAGAGGAAGATTGTCAGCGGAATGATGAGCGGAGCTGTAAAGGAGTAA
- a CDS encoding extracellular solute-binding protein, translating into MKLKKMAAALAAGTALLSLTGCGAGAGGNSEGGSPVGAVSEDGTREVVFWHSMDGVYAEITQKQVDQFNETIGKEKKIHVTPVFQNWPGTEALTAAMSTDDVENMPDVIQLYGEHVSLVRDYDRLVWAEDMLSKEGNSVAKEDLISNAVSSFEIDDRLAGVPWSVSTLLLYYNQDYLDQIGAQVPATIDEMASILGTLKDETDAQYGLNVRVSLFELGNWIATQGQGTYLGDNESGHSGKMKSMACEEALEAFLTEWQKVVDTGAYKPTNDSINEEFAQGLNAMAIMSSSRIPTIKELVGDSFNWGVAPIPVVNSTDDGGAYPSGSGLFLLNRGDEETVNAAWEFEQYMISPEAQAMWLDGAGYIPVNKNSSELESCQKAMEETPQLAVPGEVLMGTSENVVAPFVPNSDGVDTVIKDAMLMFGNGEASVEDTKTAIIDGCNQIFNDYYRANGE; encoded by the coding sequence ATGAAGTTAAAGAAGATGGCGGCAGCGCTCGCAGCGGGAACTGCTCTTTTAAGCCTGACCGGCTGCGGTGCAGGAGCCGGCGGCAATTCTGAGGGAGGCTCTCCGGTAGGAGCTGTCAGCGAGGATGGAACCAGGGAGGTCGTGTTCTGGCATTCCATGGACGGAGTGTATGCAGAGATCACACAGAAGCAGGTGGATCAGTTCAATGAGACCATCGGAAAAGAAAAGAAGATCCATGTAACCCCGGTATTTCAGAACTGGCCGGGAACAGAGGCGCTGACGGCAGCCATGTCCACTGACGATGTGGAAAATATGCCGGATGTGATTCAGCTTTACGGAGAGCACGTAAGCCTTGTAAGGGACTATGACCGTCTTGTGTGGGCTGAGGATATGCTCTCCAAAGAGGGAAATTCCGTGGCAAAGGAGGATCTGATTTCCAATGCAGTCTCTTCCTTTGAAATCGACGACAGGCTTGCAGGCGTGCCGTGGAGTGTTTCCACCCTCCTTCTCTACTACAATCAGGACTATCTGGATCAGATAGGAGCCCAGGTTCCGGCCACCATCGATGAGATGGCCTCCATTCTGGGAACTCTCAAGGATGAGACAGATGCGCAGTACGGACTGAACGTGAGAGTCAGCCTGTTTGAGCTGGGCAACTGGATCGCAACTCAGGGACAGGGTACCTACCTGGGAGACAATGAGAGCGGACACAGCGGAAAAATGAAATCCATGGCCTGCGAGGAGGCCCTGGAAGCCTTCCTCACAGAGTGGCAGAAGGTGGTAGACACAGGAGCCTACAAGCCTACCAATGACTCTATCAACGAGGAGTTTGCCCAGGGACTGAACGCCATGGCGATTATGAGCAGCTCCAGAATCCCGACAATCAAGGAACTGGTGGGAGACAGCTTCAACTGGGGAGTGGCTCCTATTCCGGTGGTAAACAGCACCGATGACGGCGGAGCTTATCCCAGCGGTTCAGGACTTTTCCTCTTAAACAGGGGAGACGAGGAGACCGTAAATGCAGCATGGGAATTTGAGCAGTATATGATCTCACCGGAGGCTCAGGCTATGTGGCTGGACGGCGCAGGCTACATTCCGGTCAACAAAAACTCATCAGAGCTTGAGAGCTGCCAGAAGGCTATGGAAGAGACTCCTCAGCTTGCCGTTCCGGGCGAGGTGCTCATGGGAACCAGCGAGAATGTAGTTGCTCCGTTTGTGCCGAACTCTGACGGCGTAGACACTGTGATCAAGGATGCCATGCTGATGTTTGGAAACGGGGAGGCGTCCGTGGAGGATACAAAGACAGCGATTATTGACGGCTGCAACCAGATTTTCAATGACTACTACCGTGCAAACGGGGAATAG
- a CDS encoding nucleoside hydrolase — translation MKKGMTDTNQYGKAVQKQKAESAIQKKVIIDTDPSADDAIALMLALASPELQVLGMTAAYGVCDSDRSIRNIMKIQELCERPEIPAVQGAKAPLSRPMEFDDAYCGPDGLSCTGLSEPEKSPEKTEAFRWMGDMIKAHPGEVFIISMAPMTNLALMLQNAPETAGLTAGIFTISGGYGLNPDHGRLNPRPEWNIAQDPEAASAVFGSGIPITAAGLDVTSRLEDSMMDRLLSEAGEGKKTDFLRQAVQFNLEHGLNPSSLLVDSAAVALTAFPDMAKTARGGVLVETKGEYTTGQTLFGNSGRFKALPQNVSAAWEYDWNRLIRLLTERVFI, via the coding sequence ATGAAAAAAGGAATGACTGACACAAATCAATACGGGAAGGCCGTTCAGAAACAAAAGGCAGAATCAGCCATTCAGAAGAAGGTGATCATTGACACGGATCCCAGTGCTGACGACGCCATAGCGCTGATGCTTGCGCTGGCGTCGCCGGAGCTTCAGGTCCTTGGAATGACAGCCGCTTATGGCGTGTGCGACTCCGACAGAAGCATCAGAAACATTATGAAGATACAGGAGCTGTGCGAAAGGCCGGAGATTCCGGCTGTGCAGGGGGCGAAAGCCCCCCTTTCACGCCCTATGGAGTTTGATGATGCCTACTGCGGGCCGGACGGGCTGTCCTGCACGGGGCTTTCGGAACCGGAGAAAAGCCCGGAGAAAACAGAGGCCTTCCGCTGGATGGGAGATATGATAAAGGCCCATCCCGGGGAGGTTTTTATTATTTCTATGGCCCCCATGACGAACCTGGCTCTGATGCTGCAGAATGCCCCTGAAACGGCAGGGCTGACGGCAGGGATTTTCACGATTTCGGGAGGATATGGACTGAATCCCGACCATGGAAGGTTAAACCCGAGACCGGAGTGGAACATCGCCCAGGATCCGGAGGCGGCCTCTGCAGTGTTTGGCTCAGGGATCCCCATCACGGCTGCCGGCCTTGATGTAACCTCACGCCTGGAGGACTCTATGATGGACCGCCTTTTATCAGAGGCAGGAGAGGGAAAAAAGACAGACTTTCTGAGACAGGCTGTGCAGTTTAATCTGGAGCATGGCTTAAATCCCTCAAGCCTTCTCGTAGACAGCGCGGCGGTGGCTCTCACAGCCTTCCCTGACATGGCAAAAACTGCCCGGGGAGGCGTTCTGGTGGAGACAAAGGGGGAATATACGACAGGGCAGACCCTGTTCGGCAACAGCGGGCGTTTTAAAGCGCTCCCGCAGAATGTAAGCGCAGCCTGGGAATATGACTGGAACCGGCTTATCAGACTTCTCACAGAAAGGGTATTTATATGA
- a CDS encoding sugar phosphate isomerase/epimerase family protein has translation MKLSTSTNIVFERPDKSIMPMEDMMEMAFAAGFDTFDISFYDWSLPHSPFLTDGWERWLAGIERKKDELGVTFGQCHAYTYNFCAEMTESERRRHEELTERSVYCCAALGSRLCVTHPETDFDSPALVQSSKEKNIAYFRELLRKTEQYHMAFAVENMCDYAIAPRRKYGVTPEELVDFVTDFGDERMGICWDFEHADIMKQDQRKSLLYIGKHLKATHVSDTHSMTDPDLMHVLPLFGTVDWKTAVETLKEIGYEGYFSFEVNNYGNYFPDRLLPTALKLAYEVGEYLMGL, from the coding sequence ATGAAATTATCTACATCTACAAATATCGTATTTGAAAGGCCGGACAAGAGCATCATGCCGATGGAGGACATGATGGAGATGGCCTTTGCGGCCGGCTTTGATACCTTTGACATCAGCTTCTATGACTGGTCTCTGCCCCACTCCCCGTTTCTGACTGACGGGTGGGAGCGGTGGCTGGCAGGGATTGAGAGAAAGAAGGATGAACTGGGAGTAACCTTTGGCCAGTGTCATGCCTACACCTATAACTTCTGCGCAGAAATGACAGAGAGCGAGAGAAGGCGCCATGAAGAACTGACAGAGCGCTCTGTCTACTGCTGCGCCGCCCTGGGCTCCAGACTCTGTGTGACACACCCGGAAACAGACTTTGACAGCCCTGCCCTGGTACAGTCCTCAAAGGAAAAAAATATCGCCTATTTCAGAGAGCTTTTAAGGAAAACGGAGCAGTACCATATGGCCTTTGCTGTGGAAAACATGTGCGATTATGCCATTGCACCAAGGCGGAAATACGGCGTGACTCCCGAGGAGCTGGTGGACTTTGTGACAGATTTCGGTGATGAGAGGATGGGTATCTGCTGGGATTTTGAACATGCAGATATTATGAAACAGGATCAGAGAAAATCCCTTCTCTATATCGGAAAGCATTTAAAGGCCACTCATGTTTCTGATACCCACAGCATGACCGATCCGGATCTGATGCATGTTCTTCCCCTCTTCGGGACTGTGGACTGGAAGACAGCGGTGGAGACATTAAAGGAGATCGGCTATGAGGGGTATTTCAGCTTTGAAGTCAATAATTACGGAAATTATTTTCCTGACAGGCTTCTCCCCACAGCCCTGAAGCTGGCCTACGAGGTGGGAGAATACCTGATGGGGCTGTAG
- a CDS encoding DUF368 domain-containing protein, producing MNEMQDSKFSLSKTLFRVLQGALIGLGAVLPGISGGVLSVIFGIYKPIMELLSNPFANFKTHVPKLLPVFIGGGIGFLGIANVLSFFLEKYPAPSVCLFIGLITGMLPSLFREAGEQGRSRASYVSMIVCMCAIFALLIGLKMTSVEISPNFFWYLFCGFCLALSVIAPGMSFSTLLMPLGLYTPFVDGIGHFDLGILIPGGIGALVTVIALAKAINTLFDRHYSVAFHGIIGIVIAATIMTVPVDGFITVAQSAVNVVCFVVGIFAALALDKFNSRVSVE from the coding sequence ATGAATGAAATGCAGGATTCAAAATTCAGCCTGTCCAAAACTCTGTTCAGGGTTCTTCAGGGGGCTTTGATAGGCCTGGGCGCAGTGCTGCCGGGCATATCGGGAGGCGTTCTGAGCGTTATTTTCGGAATCTATAAACCGATCATGGAGCTGCTCTCCAACCCCTTCGCAAACTTTAAGACACACGTTCCGAAGCTGCTCCCCGTGTTTATCGGAGGCGGCATCGGATTTCTGGGGATCGCCAATGTGCTGTCATTTTTCCTGGAAAAATACCCGGCGCCGTCGGTGTGCCTCTTCATCGGTCTGATCACAGGCATGCTTCCGTCCCTGTTTCGCGAGGCGGGAGAGCAGGGAAGAAGCAGAGCGTCCTATGTGTCCATGATTGTGTGCATGTGCGCGATCTTTGCGCTTCTCATCGGACTTAAGATGACCAGTGTGGAAATCAGCCCGAACTTCTTCTGGTATCTGTTCTGCGGCTTCTGCCTGGCTCTCAGCGTGATTGCTCCTGGAATGAGCTTTTCCACCCTCCTGATGCCTTTAGGGCTCTATACCCCCTTTGTGGACGGCATCGGACACTTTGACCTGGGAATCCTCATCCCAGGAGGAATCGGTGCGCTGGTGACTGTGATCGCCCTCGCAAAAGCCATCAACACTCTGTTTGACAGACACTATTCTGTGGCCTTCCATGGAATTATCGGAATAGTCATAGCGGCGACGATTATGACAGTCCCTGTGGACGGTTTTATCACAGTGGCCCAGAGCGCAGTAAATGTGGTCTGCTTCGTGGTGGGAATTTTTGCAGCCCTGGCCCTGGATAAGTTCAACAGCAGGGTAAGTGTGGAGTAG